The following coding sequences lie in one Rutidosis leptorrhynchoides isolate AG116_Rl617_1_P2 chromosome 4, CSIRO_AGI_Rlap_v1, whole genome shotgun sequence genomic window:
- the LOC139842273 gene encoding metalloendoproteinase 5-MMP-like, translating to MAVKFSMLPFLFIFFVLVVGNDKKSSPFVFIKHLEGAEKGTKSQGLDNLRQYLARFGYLNYCFAPNDQENYFDEELEAALKRYQINVTGKLDGPTVSQMMKPRCEVSDYQTHQV from the coding sequence ATGGCAGTTAAATTTTCTATGTTACCCTTTTTGTTCATCTTCTTTGTTCTTGTTGTTGGCAATGACAAAAAATCCTCACCTTTTGTGTTCATCAAACACCTTGAAGGTGCTGAAAAGGGTACCAAATCTCAAGGTCTCGATAATCTCAGACAATACTTAGCCCGTTTCGGATACCTAAATTACTGTTTCGCACCTAACGACCAAGAAAACTATTTTGATGAAGAGCTAGAGGCTGCCCTCAAACGTTACCAAATCAACGTCACCGGGAAACTAGACGGGCCTACAGTTTCACAAATGATGAAGCCTCGTTGCGAAGTATCTGATTATCAAACACATCAAGTATGA